In the Populus trichocarpa isolate Nisqually-1 chromosome 1, P.trichocarpa_v4.1, whole genome shotgun sequence genome, GGCAATGGCCAGGACATATCAAGGAAACAATGAATCTATTGTTCCCACCCGTGAACGTTGACATCATACGTGGAAGTCCTCCATGAGAATCGTTGTCTATGAAATCTTGAAATTCTGTTAGCGGTTTCTTGGCTCACAGAGAAAACATGGAGAGTTAGAATAATGCAAGTGGTTCAGCTCGAGCAACAAATGAACTGAAACCGACTCTGTTAGAAAATTCAATTGTAATATAAGATATTGCACGGTGAGTCTctttaataaattggttttatCACTAATACAAGGTTACCGTGTGTGACATGCTTGACATCTTAAGTTTGTCGCTAACATCTTCGGTTTGGTGTGTGAGCAACCACCACCACTTTCTTGCATGACTTGCTTTATCTCTACTGGCAAGTTCTATAACTTGCAAGTTACATGGATgaatttatgagatttttacTCCTTTCATTGTTACTTGTCCTTTTACTTGGACCATTTGGAATCCAAGTGAACAAAATTGTGAATCCATTGCTGATCTCATGGAACTAAAGTGGATCTTTCTCCTCTATGGGTTTCTAAATAATCTGCTTTTCCCAGACATAAAAAAGtgagttttgttcttttaaatcattatttagACTTGCCATTTGTATAACTATAATGCATTTATAGGAGGAACCACAGTGGCGATTTGATGAACGGTGCTTCTAGTAGCTTACGAACAGCTTTCTCCTATTGTGTACAGCAAGTGCGAAATTATGATTACCATCACTATCTCTGCCTCCTTGAACTTCCTCCTAACATCCGGAAGGCTGCATTCGCACTCCGTGCCTTCAATGTTGAAACTGCCAGAGCTATGGATGTTGCTTCAGATCCCAGGATTGGTCTTATGCGCCTTCTGTGGTGGCAAGAAGCTATAGATAAGATCTACGCTAACAAAGTAATTGAGCACCCAGCAGCCCAGGCTCTCTCATCAGTGATATCTGAGAATAGAATTAGCAAGGGCTGGCTGAAACGGCCTGTTGAAGCTCGGATTAATGATGCTAGGAGAGAGGTTACTGACATCCCAGAAACAATAGAAGAGTTGGAAAAATATGCCGAGGACACTATATCAACCCTTTTGTATATGACTCTTCAAGCTGGTGGTATCAGGTCCACTGCAGCTGATCATGCAGCATCACATGCTGGTAAGGCAAGTGGCCTTCTTTTGCTGCTTAGATCACTTCCATATCATGCTAGTCGCAACCGACACTTTTGTTACATACCAACTGAAGTGGCAGCCAAACACGGGTTGCTGGTTAAGGAGGGAGGTCGATTTGAAATCCGCTTGGATTCACGCGAGAGTTTATGTAATGCTGTATTTGATATGGCATCAGTAGCCAATGTTCATTTGCAGAAGGCTCGTTCATTAGCTGGAACAGTCCCCACTGAGGCTCGTTCAGTGCTTCTGCCAGCTGTGCCTGCCCAAGTTTTCTTGGACACCCTGAGTCGGGTacattttgatgtgtttgatCCAAGGTTAGCACGTGGAGTTCTGGGTATTTCTCCTGTATCGTACCAGTTGAAACTAAAGTGGTCTTCGTGGAGGGGCAAATACTGAAAAAAATCCATCGTTTTCATTCtttgaatcaaaattttgaaCTGGGTGAGCGAAATACAAGGGCAATTGAGAGAGTTTTGTTACATTTCTGGTTCCTTTACAATAAGGAGTATCGTCTTCCACAATAAATATGCTAATGGCTCGTGGAATCTTTCTCTAATGATAGCATGGCATGCTATTGAAACTGTGTGAAGTGGTACTTGAAGTTTGGTGATCTACTTGGCATGGTTTGCTGCGATTTTCAGATTGGGAGTAATATCTTGTTAACTAGATGCACTAGAGACACTTGTGGCATGACATTCCgaagaagggttttttttttttttccctcaggcaactttttttctatttcgttACCAAATGTTGTAATTTGTTATCCTATAGACTGTAATGTATTGATTTTATGTTCCAGCGTTTAATTACATTAATGGAAGTCCTTGCTTCCTTAACGAGATAAATTGGGATCAGGCTCTCCTACTATGCATGTTGAGGTTTGTATGcttttctaataattaaatCTTCTATGGTAATACATGGTTggttctccatttttttttaaacgaagaaaatatttatttgctagaaaatattattttttgacaagtaatttatgtgaaaaataaatttttagaaagtgaattcttaaaaactaaattattttttgatgtttagtagtgttataaaaaataaattagaaatattttctagtatttagatatattatataaaataagtaaaaaataacttattaatattttttttaacatgtatagaatattaaatataactatttaacaatttacaataagagaatgatatataaaaagtgtaatggttaaattttttttatcatattatatatttatatatagcttattttataaaatgtaactatacatgtaatataaatattttaaatagataacattgctaaatattttttaagtaaaatctattaatatttttttatttataaaacctcaaaatatttttttttcatgattgaaaaaaccaaattaataaatgGTATTAAGTAAGAATTagatatttgggtttttttttttttgtataaagagTTTGTATTAGGGATAAGTAGATACATAAGTatcttgatgggtttttttggataaatgtttttttcaagatgGTTTAGGCAATTATCCCAGCcccatatatttaataataacataattataatataatataataatattatatattataatattatatatattaaaaaaacaaaaaattacgagggttatttcaaaatatttttgattttctcacatatttttctatcaatttttcaTAGTATTGGGTTGTATTTATACACTGTAAGATATAGatctagtattaaaatacttggttttctctggaatatttttttatttttttaaattcaaagaaaaatctcaaaacttttaaattaatttctcctttcaaaaaaattttccaaacatatttttatataaaaaaatacaaaaaaattgcatctttctcatgtttttttttaaagcaaaaaaaaagatatcataatcagtttatgattatccgttagaatttaaccaaaatatcaaaaactcttaatcaatcattttgtttattttatattagggtttagatatagactttaatgtttggggggtgtaaaactacacaatAGAGTACACcatcaggtattaaagataaatgcaaaataaatgtgatactaaaatttagactttagtACGGTTATGACTttacccaataaggtagagacttcctcacaaaaaaaaaattgtcttagACATTTGAAAAAGACTGACTAACGAATAGAAacttgacctagaaaaacaatcaaacaacaatgcagcctacctctggtagggtgcactaggggtgacgcgttttttccttgcataaccattcccttactcagactcttGCAGACCATAGatttcctagtaaccataataatAGGTGGCGACGTCtaaatcttaattataattttttgattaaactCAAAACTCTTTCATTTTCCAACAACAACACCTCTTAAGAGGCTCACATTCCACCATGTTAGCCTTTTACAACTTGCCACCATAAATGTGTATGAGGTCggagttcatatttttatttatggtcAAAACTTATGATGTCTCgagtaaatataattttcatatcaaGGCAGCTTTGATATgaattatcaatgatttttccatgtatgaaatgattttggttggagcacacatgaaaaattagcatgtccatactatatagaaaataacAAGACATTCACCTTAAAAAATAgtggtaaaatatattttttattgccacCAATAACGATCATAAGTATAGAAAAAGTACTgcttaattattcttatctttcgaaaaaattaatttcatcacaCCTTTTGTctttaaatgttaatggttatAATCTTGTACCAGGTTTATCAATTGAGAGGGAATGCTAATGATACTTTGAATTTACTATGTTTAGGtcctaaaagaaaagtgaagtgcAATAACAAGTATTTTGTCGATGGACATATCTTTCATACTTAAGATTATGGTGagggaataaaaatatataacattggagtttgtgttAAGAAATCcacttctaatgagtttgaagttgattattatgGGAAGTTAGAAGAGgtgattgaattgcaatatcatagcgagcagaataaaatctttttattcaaatgctattggttcGATACCATCGATAGAAGAATCAGAGTAGTTCCCCATCATGATTCGGTCAgagagttagaaaaaaattataaaaaacatcattaacacTACTTTCTCACCGACATGTTAAATCCATtggtaatataaaaataaatcaccgatgaaattaaaaacaatgttttttattagtgaTATGTCA is a window encoding:
- the LOC18094385 gene encoding uncharacterized protein LOC18094385 isoform X1 — translated: MVPFRGDINALNLTSTRRNHSGDLMNGASSSLRTAFSYCVQQVRNYDYHHYLCLLELPPNIRKAAFALRAFNVETARAMDVASDPRIGLMRLLWWQEAIDKIYANKVIEHPAAQALSSVISENRISKGWLKRPVEARINDARREVTDIPETIEELEKYAEDTISTLLYMTLQAGGIRSTAADHAASHAGKASGLLLLLRSLPYHASRNRHFCYIPTEVAAKHGLLVKEGGRFEIRLDSRESLCNAVFDMASVANVHLQKARSLAGTVPTEARSVLLPAVPAQVFLDTLSRVHFDVFDPRLARGVLGISPVSYQLKLKWSSWRGKY
- the LOC18094385 gene encoding uncharacterized protein LOC18094385 isoform X2 — its product is MNGASSSLRTAFSYCVQQVRNYDYHHYLCLLELPPNIRKAAFALRAFNVETARAMDVASDPRIGLMRLLWWQEAIDKIYANKVIEHPAAQALSSVISENRISKGWLKRPVEARINDARREVTDIPETIEELEKYAEDTISTLLYMTLQAGGIRSTAADHAASHAGKASGLLLLLRSLPYHASRNRHFCYIPTEVAAKHGLLVKEGGRFEIRLDSRESLCNAVFDMASVANVHLQKARSLAGTVPTEARSVLLPAVPAQVFLDTLSRVHFDVFDPRLARGVLGISPVSYQLKLKWSSWRGKY